In Centroberyx gerrardi isolate f3 chromosome 20, fCenGer3.hap1.cur.20231027, whole genome shotgun sequence, a genomic segment contains:
- the six3b gene encoding homeobox protein SIX3b, with translation MVFRSPLEFFSASRLLLPHFTDGPSLLPRSRSPEEPPAACPPLALPGLCFSAAQVASVCETLEETGDIERLARFLWSLPVATGGRDSISEQESVQRARAVVAYHTGSFRELYHILETHRFTRASHGKLQAMWLEAHYREAEKLRGRPLGPVDKYRVRKKFPLPRTIWDGEQKTHCFKERTRGLLREWYLQDPYPNPGKKRELAHATGLTPTQVGNWFKNRRQRDRAAAAKNRLQHHGMGPDTARALTRGECSPDGSAERVDGETLLSVTDSDSDFDV, from the exons ATGGTGTTCAGATCGCCGCTCGAGTTTTTCTCAGCCTCCCGTCTCCTCCTGCCTCACTTCACGGACGGGCCCTCTCTCCTGCCCCGTTCCCGGTCCCCGGAGGAGCCCCCCGCCGCCTGCCCTCCCCTGGCTCTCCCGGGACTCTGCTTCTCGGCGGCGCAGGTCGCCAGCGTGTGCGAGACTCTGGAGGAGACCGGAGACATCGAGCGGCTGGCCCGCTTCCTCTGGTCTCTCCCGGTGGCCACGGGCGGCCGCGACTCCATCTCTGAGCAGGAGTCCGTACAGCGGGCTCGGGCCGTGGTGGCCTATCACACCGGGAGTTTCCGCGAGCTTTATCACATCCTGGAGACGCATCGCTTTACGCGCGCCTCTCATGGTAAACTCCAGGCGATGTGGCTCGAAGCCCACTACCGGGAGGCCGAGAAGCTCCGGGGGCGGCCGCTCGGACCAGTGGACAAGTACCGCGTGAGGAAGAAGTTCCCGTTACCGAGGACCATCTGGGACGGAGAGCAGAAGACGCACTGCTTCAAAGAGCGTACACGGGGGCTGTTGAGAGAGTGGTACCTGCAGGACCCGTACCCGAACCCCGGGAAGAAACGGGAACTGGCGCACGCCACCGGGCTGACACCGACCCAGGTTGGGAACTGGTTCAAAAaccggagacagagagaccggGCGGCAGCGGCCAAAAACAG ATTGCAGCACCACGGGATGGGTCCCGACACTGCGCGTGCCCTTACCAGAGGAGAGTGCAGTCCCGACGGGAGCGCGGAACGCGTGGACGGGGAGACGCTTCTCTCGGTAACGGACAGTGACTCTGACTTCGATGTCTAA